The genomic region CACCGTGTGTGTTGGTCAAGCCAAGCACTACCaactgtgccagcagcaggtgAGAGCCACTTCCAATTCTGATTGGTTCTTACTGGGGGCTGTGGGACTCAGGGggtcctgcttggagctgcaaAATTACTGGCACTCAGGGTGGGATTGGTCCCTCAGAAGATGGAGACAAGGGATATGGTGCCTTTGAGGATGTGGGAGATGGGCTCTATTGTTTGGGGCTGGGAGATGGGACAAAAGGATGTAAAAGCATATTTGTTGTGGGGGGAGGTGAGGGATGAAGTTTTTCCAGcatgcttttcccattgctacttttcccattgctggaaGGAATTTCTGCAACGCTGTTAAATGCAGCTGTTTGAGAGGCCCTTGGCAATGAAGACCTGGCCTTTCTGCCTCTCTTATGGGACTTCCAAGTCCATCACCAATTCCTTCCAGGATGAACAGGGCATTTTCATCCTGCAAGGATGCGGCAGGGACAAGCAGCTGTCACAAGACTGGCTGTGAGATAGGGAGCTTTTTGATTGCATTTATTCCCTCCATAGCCCTGCCCAGCCAACACAGCAAGCTtcaaacagcagcagtgctccagTTTCAATGCCAAAGCCTTTGGGAAGCGCTATTACCACTGGATGCCCCTCTATCCTGGTGAGTTTTCACAACTTCACACAAGGGATGAGGGTCAGAACACACCCATGGGATTATCTTGGGCACAGAAAAGTAAAGTGCTAGGGAGCAAGGGATGGatgctcctggctgctctgggttGTTCTGAACAGGATGCTCATTAGTTTCCTAAACAGTGACTTCCACATGGGTGTCCAGTTGTCCTGAGACCCAGACTGAGTTCTCCTAAGATATTACCTTGTTTCTGACTCACCTGTATTTCCATTAGCTGCCAAGGGGACGTGGAGCATCTGCACCTCCAGCTGTTCAGGTGAACGGGGCATGGCTGGCCATCACCCCACACAGCCTGTGCCCCTCTTACAGCCCAATTTTGCTCTTGGGCATTTATGAGTGGCCTGGGATATGCTGATGCAAATTCCCATGTTGGGCACAGTGATGGCACTACAAGGGCGTGGCAAGGAAGAGGGTTTGCCTGCAAGAAGTATTTCTGCTTGGCACAGTCCCCAGTGCAACCTCACACTGTCACCCCTTCGCTGCTGTAAAATCCGTGGCCTCGGGGTGTCATCGTGAGTAGCAGGAACATCCAAGGTGACATCAAACCATCAGTAGGGACAAGGGGAAGGTCCCTTTCCTCACTGCCCATCTCTGGACATCTTAACCTGCCTGGTGACcctctgcctctgtccctgcagatgACTACACCAGTATCTCCAACAAGCCGTGTGACCTCCAGTGCACCACCCGGAGTGGAGAGAGGCAGCTGATGGCCCGAGCACAGGATGGTACCTCCTGCAAGGACAGGACCTATCAAGGGGTCTGCATCAATGGGAAGTGTGAGGTGAGGCTCTGGGAGGAAGCTGTAGAGAAATTGGGATCTTAATTGCATGGCTGGACCTCCTGGTCATCGCAAAGCCAAGGGGTCCCAGCAGGGAATTGGAACAGAGGCCTTGTATTGGATTCCTTCATTACAACCCCCCAGAACCTCCCCAAAAGAGCACAGTAGCGTTTCCTGGGACAGACCCTGCCCCTGTGGAGATAAGCTGACCCCAGGAAGCCCTCTCTTGTTTTGTCCTTTGCAGCCAGTTGGGTGTGATGGGAGCCTGTACTCGCCCCGGACGATGGACAGATGCAGGGTGTGTGGAGGGGACGGCAGCACTTGCCACCGTGTCTCGGGCACCTTCCGAAAGGCAATCTCACAGATAGGTACTCCCTGCTACCAGTCTGGAGACTTCACCTGCTACTTCTTACCACCAGCTGGCATGGAGGGGGACTGGCTTGAATGTGGGTAGAAGCTTTCCCAGCTGCTTGGTGGAAAGAGTCGAGGAGTGCCACCACCCCTGCTTATATGCCTGTGTTTTGTCCTTCTCACTTAATAATCAGAGGAGATTGGTTTGATGTGCTCTATATTGGGCTAATAAGGTTTCCCTTCACCTGTTTAGAATAGGAAGCAGCTGGGGATCTATTTGTTCCTATTGATTTTGGCATCTCACCCACCTCAGATAACGTGAAGAGATCAATGAATCTTCTTTTATTTGTGCTACGTGTTCATTTGAAACTTAAGCCATGATGAGGGTCACACCATTTGTTTCAGCCTGCATTTAATCTGCTTTCCCCAGTCCTGTGTCTGGCACAGCTGAAGGACAGTTTCCCTCTAAAATCAGGCTGAGATTCATCCCTGCAGCCTCATGGGCCAGTCCTCCAACCACAGGAGGAATGTTGACTGTGGTATGCTCATTAATAATTAATGAACTATGTTTTGAGGATGTTTTGGAACAACATTTCACACTTTTGTTGTTTCACTAGCTTGCCTCGCTCCCTACAAACACCAGCCTAGAAAAGCACTCAGGCCCCTTTCCAGGGCAGGGGTAGTGGTATAACCCCCTGTAACAGTATGGGCACAGTTTTGGCCTCCATTCCAGCATTACATAACGCCTTACAGAACAGACAAGACCTGCATTTCCAGCGGGAAAGACCAGCTGCCAAACCACACAACTTTAAGAGCCTCTTATTTCCTCTCCTTTTAAAGGTCAATTTTTATGTTACTCCCGAGACAAATTCCATGGAGTCAGGAGCTGAGGGGACCTATGGTCTTTTTCCACCCTCTGTTCAGCATCAGCCCTGATCACTactaagcttttttttctgtgctcttgCCAGAAAGAGTGTGAAAGCACATTCATCCACACCCCCAAAGCCAGACTGTTTCATTGTGCAGTTCCTTCCCGactccaaacccagcagtgctcAGACTGACATCCTTAATGGTGATCTGTTAATGGGATTTCAGAGGAGATTTGGAATGAGAGCTCACAGACTGGTGCAATGTGCATTTAGTTCCTTGGCACCCTGCTCCTGAAGGGCAGTGCTGCCTCCCTACAAACACACTTGTCCCATGAGCTGTTTTTCCCACCCAGACCTTTTCTGTCCTGGGGGTCTCCTCatgctctgttctgttccttAGGTTACGTGTTCATCACCAACATCCCTGCTGGTGCCACGGACATCCTCATCATTGAGcgcaggaaaacagaaaacatcctgggtgagcagaggagctgcatgGGTGTGAAGACCCCAGTTCAGCTGCCTGGAGAGGCTCTGTGCACTCCCACCTGTGCTGTGAGAGAGCTACTGAGAACATTTCCTCCAGGGTAGCTACATGGGTGCTTCATCTCTCCAAAAACCAAGGTTACCACATCTCCAGTGCCAGGAGAGACATTTGGAACCCAAATTTGCTATGGCCAGGGCCTGGGGTTCTGTTTCTGCTGGGCATTTCTCATTCGTGGGCTCTTTGCTCTCCTCATTTGCCAGAGTTCTGCAGAATGTCCTCtttgtctgttttctctctctttgaaGCACTTGCAGATGAATCTGGGCATTTCTTCTTCAACGGTAACTCTGCCATTGACAACCCTCAGAACTTCAGGGTAGCTGGCACCATCTTCAAGTACCGGCGGCCCTTGAGCCTGACCTCGGATGGGCTGGAGTATATCATAGCTCACGGGCCCACTAACCAGTCTCTGAATGCCATGGTATGTGAGGAGCCAGATAACAGGAATATAACCTGGTTCCCAAGCCAAACCTGCATGTGTAGGTGGGCTGAGGAAGCCAGacaggtgggggggggggaggaggggggctTTCCTTTTGGATTTATGAGCCTGCTGTCTTCTCTTAACAGCCATCACCAAACAGATAGGGCTAGAAAAGGCTTTTGGGAAATTCataccattaaaataaaagaagttttgttttctttccctgtttcctCCAGTACTATAACTTTAATGGGAAAATGCCTCACATAACTTACGACTACACTGTCCCACGGACACCACCTCTCCGAACTGCAGCCCCTGCTCTTGCCAGCCCTCTCTATCACCACCTACCAGAAACCAGCCAGAACCATCCCATTCCAGccagctccagagctgcccaggaCTCCAATGCCACATGGCTCTCCCTGTCACCAGATGACACCAGTGAACAGCTTCCTCTAAGGGAAGGGCAAGAAGATTTAGACTTTGGTCCCCCACACTTTTTCCAGACTGACTCTACCAGTCAGACCcgggactggggctgggaacaaAGTGAAGAGAAGGAGAAGTACAACTTTCAGATCAGACAGGTCTACCATGCAAAcacagcaggagaggaagaggaggaggaggaagcagcagcaattggtgaggaagcagcagcagttggTGAAGAAACAGCATTGGGTTGGTTGCTTTGTTCTTCCTCCCCCTGTTTTATTCACTGAAAGCAGACATTCCACACCTTGAAATCTAAGATGGCTTTAGCATCAGTCTGGACGGGAGGGAAGGGTGGTAAATAGTGGGGTGGAGACTGTCAGGGATCAGCAAGGGCCAGTAGCTCTGTGGGGGAAGGGGAGGCTGTGAGAGGGTGGCCACAGTGAGGAGGTgttaggtcataggttggacttgataatctcaaaggtcttttccaacctagatcattctgtggttctgtgatcctgtAATATGGGTTAGGCAGGGCACTCACTTGGTGCCTGAGCTTGGCAGGTAGTCCAGTGATCATCAGGGGATAGCAAGGGGACAAGTCAAATCTGAGGTCCATCTGGGAGAGCCATACAACAATCCAGGAACAAAGAACACCTGCAACATTGTGCAGCCCAGGACTGAAGGCCCAGACTGGAGCTGAAATGGGGCTCTGGAGCACTGGGCGGACAGAGGAAGGGGTTGGCCAAGGTAATTAAAGCCTGCTGATGCTCCCTGGtagaaattttttatttttaggttgAACACTGAATGTTTTTTGCCTTGTTAAATACCACACGCTGAAGTACAAACCACCTCGTATAGTTAAAGCATGTATTTTAATTCTAGCTCTCAGGTTCAACCAAATCTCCATCAGCACGGCTGTGCCCTACAGCATGAGGAGACCCGAGCTGTCGGAGAACAGCCGTGTGACATCCTCCAGGCTCCGTCTCTTCAGGCGCCTCTGCCACCGAGACCCTCACAACGCTGCCTtttgcagggagctgcagcccctggcagccaggctggCCCCCAGCAACTCCACGGCCGGAGCCGGGCTCTGGCCCCGCTGGCCACAGGGCCTCCGCAGAGCGCTGGCTCGCGAGAACTCGCCGGAGGACCCAAAGGTGGAGGCATTTGCTGGGAGCCAGGGGGAAGCCAACTACAGCGTGATGGCATCTGTGGAGAGCCCTCTGCTTGGGGCCAGCCCCACGGCCGACATCAGCCAGGCAGAGCCTCTGCGAGCCCCCGGCACTGAAAGGTGGCACCTGATGTCCTGGGCAAAACAGAGCATGGttggctggggagggagggccGAGCCAGTCCTTGATGTTCCCACTCACACGTGGCTATCCATGGAAGCTGCTGTAGGTGCTTCCTCCAAGGACTGATTGTTGCAACTGGCCTGAAACAAAGTTCCTGGAACGTATTTTGGGGTCCATTTAAATGGGTGCTGAAGGACCTCGAGTGGTTGTAAAGAAGGCCAGGAATCCATAGCATgtcacatatacacatataccATCACGTCATGCCCCTCCTGTCCCATTCCTCTGGGCACATAAGATTCTGAAGCTTCTGTAAACATTTGGCAGGAGGCTGAGGAccagcttttaaatatttctggcAAGCTACACAAGATCTCTCCCCATCACGTTACATGATACGAGAGAGACCTTGCTTGagcttcccttcccagcccaaaTCACGCCTCCAGGCAAGGTATGAGCTGAGGCTGAGGGCACCCCCACGGCTGGCAAACCATTATATACACAAGACTCACTATGAATGATGTTTCCTCCTTGCTGGTTGAATTTGGGAAGTGGATCAAGGCTTTGCACTCTCTGTTCACTAGTGGTCTGCCTTGCCCAAGGATGGGAGGGGAAATGGAAAGCAGAAACACTggctttctttccatcttcacAGACATAAAGGAGGAATTTCCCTATATTTCACATCTGCagccatttttttatttttagctcaCACCACCTCCTTTTTCCACAGCAATGAGTTCGACGTGAGCCCCGTGGGCCACGATGACATCAGCTTGGCTGACATGTATCGGTGGAAAGTCTCAGCTTATGCCCCCTGCAGCTCCACCTGCACTTCAGGTAGGTTTGGCTTCAGGTTACTGATCACATGAGGTCCTTCTGGGCTGTTGGGGGAAAGAATCCTGGTATTTTTTTATATGACAGTGAGAGTTTCAGAGGCAGTGAGCACTCCAGTTACTTAATGCAGGTGGGAGGAGGCTGTTGGATCTGATGGAGCACGGCTGAGGGTgttgctgctccagcaggtaTCAGCACCTCCTATGCCATGTGTGTGCGCTATGATGGAGTGGAAGTGGATGAATCCTACTGTGATGCCCTGACCCGACCAGAACCTACTCACGAATTTTGCACAGGGAGAGACTGCCAGCCTAGGTGAGTTGAAGTGACATCAGCTGTCCACAGGGAGATATCTTCCTAAGGATTATTTTCTGCTCAAGGCATACAGCCATTTTTTGGGCTGAAAGGTATGCTCAAACTAAGAAGACCTTGTGTCCCCTTGTAAGCAAAAAGAGGGAAGAATTTGGGACCTAAATTGCCTGCTAAGGGCAAAGCTAGTTTCAAGGCCAGAACCGTTTACTCAGGTATGATGAGCggagccacagcagcagctgctgggtgagggaggcacagccctgccactgTATGCCCCTGGTCCCCCTTACCTGGGTGTTCCTTTGTGCTTTCTCTGCTCGTGGAGGTGGGAGACCAGCCGGTGGAGCGAGTGTTCCCGGACCTGCGGCGAGGGCTTCCAGTACCGCACCGTGCGCTGCTGGAAGATGCTGGCACCGGGCTTCGACAGCTCTGTCTACGATGACCTCTGcgaggcagcagggctggccaggCCCATGGAGAGGAAAGCCTGCAAGAACAAGGCCTGCGGGCCCCAGTGGGAGCTCTCCGAGTGGTCCGAGGTAGGTTATGCtccccagagctgagcaggcAGGGCTAGGGTGGGGCCTGGAGGAAGGTGGCTGGTGGATGTTGGGTGCTGAGGAAGCCCCTGGCCAGCTGCACCCTGGGGAAACAAGGAGTGCCTTTATCTGCGGTGCCCTGTtctggcactgctcagcagaCAAAGGCCattacaaaatattatttctatgGTCACTTCTAAAGCGGGACATTGATCAAGTGAAAGCCCTGAAGCAAGAAGATTCCTCTCTTAGAGGATCCAAACTGAGGGCCAGTTGGGAAACAGTACCACGGAGATACAGAAAGTCTAAAAGCCCGTTGCAGTCCCTTGGACTGACTTCCCATAGTGTGCTCAGGTTGTCGCCCAGTGACTTTGAACAGCACTTTAGGCATCAGCACATCGATGTGCCGTAGCTCTAGGTCCCAAACTAAATGAGCAGCAAAGACAGAGGCGGACACACCTTTTTCTGTCCTTGCTGGGGCCCTTCCCCTCTGTCCTAGAGCACAGCTGCTTCCCCACCCTTGTTCTGTGCTCCTGAGCCCCGGGGCTGACTCTCGCGGTGCGGCCCTTGCAGTGCTCGGCGCGGTGTGGGGCTCTGGGGACGATGAAACGAGAGGTGCGCTGCTCCGTGGAAGCTCCCCAGTGCGACGAGTCCCACAAGCCCAGCAGCGAGAAGCCGTGCACGGGCCCACCCTGCGACCGCCGCTGGACCACCTCCGACTGGGGCCCCGTGAGTCCGGGCATCTGCCGCGCCTCTGGCACCCAGCGCTGGGCTAGAgggtgggagcagctgggcagaTGTGCTGCAGACCTCTGTCGGCTCTCTTCTGGCAGAGACCAAGCTACCGAAACTAAAATAACCTCTGTTTTTGCCTCTCCTTGCTGTAAATTTCGGTTAGCTGGGAGCTGAGCTCCATTCAATAATCTGGGAAGCTCATGGCACTTGGAGAATGGAAGCCCCTGACCAAATGAACCTCTAAAGTCCCTTGGGATCCAGTGCAGCAGTCCCAGTGTCAGGGCTGGACTCTGGACTCGACTCTACTGGCACCACCGACCCTGACTTTTGCAATTCCCTGCTTTCTGATGTGTCTAAATGCCTTTTGCTCTCCAAGTGCTCAGGTTCGTGTGGAGAGGGGCGCATGAGCCGCTTCATCGCATGTCGCAACCTGGAGGGCAAGGTGATCTCCAGCTCGCAGTGTGACCTGGCCACCAAGCCCCTGGCTGTCCACCCGTGTGGAGACAAGAACTGCCCTGCACACTGGGTAGAGCAGGAGTGGGAGCAGGTAAAGCCAAGCCCAGCCCTGTGTTCTCAGACTTCCTTTCCACCCTATATCCCACAGGATGTGGTGGGAGCTTGGTTACCTTGGCAGAGTACAGTTGTATAGTGTGACCTCCAAATACGGATTTGTATCCTTGTCCCGGCTCCTTTGAGAAAGAGGGGAGGAGTAGAGAATATCCCAGCTTGTCCCTTCCAtgccccaaaaaaaccccaaagtttgTGGCATTCGCTGCCTTCCCGAGGAGTTCCACGGGAGGGCAGCAATACCTTGAGGAAACTGTTCTCCCACCTGGCCCCTCGGTTCACTCACCCCAACGAAGGACAGGAGTTTCCCACCAGTAAAGAGAAGGTCTGAATAAAATCGGCTTTGTCTCTAATAAATAACAGCTGGGGGTAAACCTGAACCACAGCCCAGATCCCTGTGCTTAAAAGTCACATCCAGACCTTACCTGTGAACCTGCTTAAGAGATGACAGTCCAGTGAATGTGGTCCAGGTGCTCTGTTCCACCCAACGCTCAGCCTCTGCACATCTTTTTACTCTCTTTCTATTGCTCAAGGCCTAAAGACTTCAGGCTTCCCTATCCATGCTGATCCAAATCCCACGGTACCCAAAGAAACACACTGAGTCAGTTGTGAGGCTTTTTCTTTGAAGTCTTGAGCAAAACCGGGATTCATATAGCACGAAGGAAAAGTTTCTAGGAAATAAAGGAAGCAGCCAAGCCCTCTTCCCTCCAATCATGGCTAAGCCTCTTTTCTCACTTTGCTCCCTTTATAGCTGCTGACTGCATTCAGCTGAACCTCCTCCAGCACCAGTAACAAGCACAGGCTGGTTAAACCTGGCAGTTCTGTAACCCTCCCTTGGTCTTACCCTCCCTGCAGGTCACACACAGTCCTGAAGTGCCATTTTCAGCTGTGACCTGGCTGTGAAACTCATCAGAGCTCTGAAAGACCAGCTGAGCTCCCCACCTTTGCCTGTGCCAGCTTCTTTGCTGTGTTCTCTTTGCTGATGAGCTCTGAGCTCTCAGGGTGACTAAGGGCAGATGCAAGCCAgttgtgctggccctgctgtggTGAAAAAGGACTCAAAGCAGTGAAATCTCAAACTGGCAACTGCCTGCATGGGCATCAGGGAGCAGATCCTGCCTCCTGTTGCTTTTCCTGGTGGTGTCctgatggagagagccctcccagctgagcctgcatAGCTCTGGGTTTAGCGGTGCTTGTCTGTGCACATCACCTGCACTGCACCACTTTGGCCCCCTTGGGACCACACAAAGCTTGGCAGTATTCCAAGATGTAGGTTGCTACATGCATATGCTATGTGGATTTTCAGAACATAGATGCACATAAAATAAGACAGAAACAGCCTCTTGCAGTCTTagctgggctgctccaggtgccCTGCGGTAGCTGCTCTCGGGGCCAGCCAAGGTGAACTCAACTGAACACTAATTACCAgcatctgtccctgctccctgggaaaTCTGGGCAGCACTTCCCTCTGTTAGACTGGTGTGAGCACAGGCATTAAGCCTTCCTTCTGAGCAGAATGCCCTCTTGCCTGAAGCTCGAGCATCATTTGCtaccaggctgctctgctccctcgCAGTGTGACGCCAGCTGTGGGCGAGGGATGAAGACCCGGCTGGTGCTGTGCGTGGGACTGGAGAATGGGCTGTACAGAGAGTACCCTGAGAAACGCTGCCAGACCTCTCCGAAACCTGAGGAACAAGCTGCCTGTTTCAGGAGGCCGTGTTCAACGTGGTTCACCACCTCCTGGTCCCAGGtagggctggggctggtggggaaggggcaggggaAGCCTCGTAGCCCTGGTTggtggagcaggggctgtgctgaggcaggTATCTCTGGCAGCCTGCTCTGCCAAGTCTGGATGGGACCCCAAGTTCTGTTcttctgcagagcaggcagcaggatgagagaCTGGCACATGCAGGCTGGAGAAAATCTTGGGGCACGGGGGTTATTGCCTCAAGAAGATCATGCACCACACTCCAGGCATGCAGGATACAGCTGTGTCTCCTCTGCTGCTAGGAGTCCACGTTTtgtctttccctctttcccttaATAGTAACTGGTGAACATTTAGGGTATGGGAAGACTGGCGAGCTGTGTCTGGCTTATAGCAgccattttctccattttctgtcACAGCATCAACACTCCATACAAAAGTAGTTCTGAGCTTCAATAAAGAGGTGAAAAGCAAACTCTTCCTTGCTCTGCCCCTACCCCAACTCAGGGAtgctttccttcagaaaaaaaaaaaaaagggagagtaAGTTTGAGATCAGTGTGGCATTTAACCCAAACCTCCTCAAGAACAGGGTTCCCCCAACAGGGTTTGGGA from Cinclus cinclus chromosome 8, bCinCin1.1, whole genome shotgun sequence harbors:
- the LOC134046871 gene encoding ADAMTS-like protein 2, whose product is MAAAPRRLLLLLLLLLLLLLRAAAPLGDKVSGGRRDSSEAADGAGAWDEEVTKWWGEWSSWSTCSRSCGGGVMSRERHCLRQRLQMPQGMNSTVCVGQAKHYQLCQQQPCPANTASFKQQQCSSFNAKAFGKRYYHWMPLYPDDYTSISNKPCDLQCTTRSGERQLMARAQDGTSCKDRTYQGVCINGKCEPVGCDGSLYSPRTMDRCRVCGGDGSTCHRVSGTFRKAISQIGYVFITNIPAGATDILIIERRKTENILALADESGHFFFNGNSAIDNPQNFRVAGTIFKYRRPLSLTSDGLEYIIAHGPTNQSLNAMYYNFNGKMPHITYDYTVPRTPPLRTAAPALASPLYHHLPETSQNHPIPASSRAAQDSNATWLSLSPDDTSEQLPLREGQEDLDFGPPHFFQTDSTSQTRDWGWEQSEEKEKYNFQIRQVYHANTAGEEEEEEEAAAIGEEAAAVGEETALALRFNQISISTAVPYSMRRPELSENSRVTSSRLRLFRRLCHRDPHNAAFCRELQPLAARLAPSNSTAGAGLWPRWPQGLRRALARENSPEDPKVEAFAGSQGEANYSVMASVESPLLGASPTADISQAEPLRAPGTESNEFDVSPVGHDDISLADMYRWKVSAYAPCSSTCTSGISTSYAMCVRYDGVEVDESYCDALTRPEPTHEFCTGRDCQPRWETSRWSECSRTCGEGFQYRTVRCWKMLAPGFDSSVYDDLCEAAGLARPMERKACKNKACGPQWELSEWSECSARCGALGTMKREVRCSVEAPQCDESHKPSSEKPCTGPPCDRRWTTSDWGPCSGSCGEGRMSRFIACRNLEGKVISSSQCDLATKPLAVHPCGDKNCPAHWVEQEWEQCDASCGRGMKTRLVLCVGLENGLYREYPEKRCQTSPKPEEQAACFRRPCSTWFTTSWSQCSKTCGAGVRLREVKCYQGEALAQGCDPSAKPEARQMCQLQPCPTEAPEDVCEDKATANCVLVLKVKLCSHWYYRKACCWSCRLKSP